The Trachemys scripta elegans isolate TJP31775 chromosome 20, CAS_Tse_1.0, whole genome shotgun sequence genomic sequence GCGGAAGCTGCTGCGTTGTGCCTGCAATCGGTGCGTTGCCCCTTTAATTGTGTCCCCAGCCCTCGGGCGTCTCTGTCCAACGCCCACGTCAGCAAATACCTTTTGTTTCTCTCACGTTCGGGCTTCCAGCGGTAAGAGCGGCGGGACCCGCAAATTGCATTCAAGCGGCAAAGAGCCCCAGCCCGGGGGGTTGGGGATCCCGCACCCACCTCCCGCTCTCCCCGGCTCAGCCGCCGCAGCCCGCGGAACCCAGCCGGTAAGTGGCGGCTCCGCAGCCGGGCGGACTGGGCGCTGGGCGCTGAACGGGCTCCCGCCCGGACAGCGGCTGGCTCTGCGGACCCGAAGCGGGCGGCCGGGCGCTCCCAGCCCCGGGCGCTGTCCGGAGCCGAGCTTCAGCCCCGAGCGAGCCGCGCTCGCAGGGGGACCCGAGCGGGCGCCATTTGTAGCCCGGGCGCTGCTGGAAAGGGCCGGGACTAGCAACAAAGGGCTGGTGGGGAGCAGGAGCGCGGCGGCGGCGAAGGGGGAAGGAGACACTGCACCCAGTTGTCAAAGGGGAGGGTTGTGTTTCGTGCAGATACACCGGTCCCGGGCGGAGCCGCACATGGGAGGCTGCGGACAGCGGCGCCggagctgcggggatgggggCAGCCCCGTGCCAAGCCGCCTGGCGCGGTGGCCCGATCCCGGGCACTGATGCTCTGTCCGCTAAGCCAGGCGGGCGGCAGCGCCGATCGGGGACCGCTGGCTCCGAAGTCCGAAGGTACCGGCCTTGCTCGGCGGGCGAGTCTAGCCCCGTCGGGCGTCCCTAGTCCTACCCCAGTTCCCGATGGCTGAGCAACCGGTTCAGCCTGGGCGTGGGGGTGAGTGACAGCGCCCGTCCCCAAGGCCGTGGTGCGGGAGCCGGGGCTGGTAGCTCGGGTGTCCACTGGGAGTTTGGGCTGCTGCCGCCTTGTGCCGCGCTGGTCCCCTCGGCCAGGAGGAGGCGGAGAGAGGGACTGGCCGGCCCCGCTGCGGAGAGAACTGCGCGTTCGAGCGCCCCTGGTCCCTCGCTCAGCGTGTCCATCGCATCCTTCTCTCAACCCGCTTCCCTGTGACGGGGGAGAGACAGAAATCCCCCCCGTCCACACCTCCGCGGGGTCTCACACCGGCTCAGGGAGCTGGAAGAGAGCATCTCGACTCTATTCAATTTGATAGCGCCACATCCCTTCAGTATCTGCTTACTGATGAGTATTTATTCGACTGTACTTGTATATCATGAAGATTGCTAGCAAGCGACTTGAGTCTGCTCAGAAATGTATTCTTTGCTCATATGTAAATGTAATACCTCTAGCTTCTCGCTAATAAATTCATTGTTCATTTCTTACACAGAAAGGCAAGAAGGctgaatgggatttttaaaaagtcagtaatAACAGGTATGTGTTTCAGACTTTGAAAGGTGCTTTCCAGACACAATAAAGTATGCCATCTAGTCTCTTCTGATTTGAAATTCGTTTTTAAGGAGTCTGATACAAATATTACTGACATCTGGACAAATCCAAGGTTTTAGTTCAAGCAGTAGCCTAAGGATAAAGAGGTTATAGCATCATCAGTGCAGTCTTATATCCACTTCAGGACaaagacctcatcattttgttgcCAAACATTTCTGTTTCCAGCCACCAGTGAACGTCACCACATATGTTTAGCAAAAGCTAGCATTATGTTTCTCCATTTTCACATAAGGAATCCATGTTGCACCTGCCATGCATTGATATTCATTCTGTTGTAATAGTAGTTCATCTTCCTGTTGTGTGGGGCTGGGTAGGGGGTTGCTTATTTTCCTTTTGTGACATGATTAAAAATCATTGTCACTTTAGGTTCTTAAGTCTTCCAGATATTcttgttggttttctttttggtCTGGGTTCACTTCTATATAATagtaagaataaaatatttttcttgatttAATATGActgttcaaaaataaaattatttgaaacTTTAACCATGAATATCTGCTTTTTATGTCTCTTTAGGTTTAAAATAGAAATGCTGATATGGAGAGTGTTCTTCACCTAGCTTCCATTTAACACAGTTACATGGaagtaaaaaaaatctatactttCTCTTTTGCATGCCTCATTGAGAGAAGAGTACAGTAGTCAGGAGAATACTTGTAAGTGCTGAAAAAGAACCATTCACATCACCAGCATCCCATATAATATATAGATCTATATAGTCTAGTCACTTACTATATGACCATCCCAGTTCTCTGCACTGCCGTGCTGGAGATGCAGATTCATCTTTTCTGGTCTAGACTCTAATTCTCTGGATTAGTAGAGAATGGCACTGTGGAAAGAAAAAGGACCATTTAGACTCTGTCAGAAATGTGGAgagcagtggggggagaggggaaggaaaggagatgAAGATTCTTGCAGCTTACCATATAGTGCATGTACACTAAAACAGTAATCTGACATACTGATTTAATTTCCTGCTCATTGATGTCTTCTGAACATGCATTGtaagatttaaaatacatttctgaaCTGTGAAGATCATGTTCATAGTGTGTCTTGTATCACTTAGTTTTGATGATAGTTTGGGATGACTGTCATTAATACACTGCTGTTGAATTTCACTCTATTTTTAAGAGCAATAaactctagatttttttcaaacactaCTTCATAAAACTTCCAGTCATTTAATTTTTATTCCCAATATGCTGCGGAACCTACAAATATATATAGTACCCCCAAACTGTATTATTCCATCATAGGGTCTCCtggcttttatatttttaagggaTAATTTCACATCTGTTCACTAAAAATATTGGTGTGGGGCAATCAGAGTAATCCAGTAGTTGACCATTCAATATATGTGTTGGATTTACATCACCTATATCTTGCTTTATGGACTGGTAGGACTGCAGAATTTGCCAGCTCCTGGTGAGAGAGCACCTTTCATTGTTCTGCAGTGATCTTCGCGTAACTAAGGAGCAATGTTGAAAGATACTAAAGCCAGTCCTATATCCAGCCCTTTTTGCCAAAGAAGGTAGCTCTGACATGAGCTCTTGAGGGAATGGGTAGTGGAGAGAAAATTCTGGTGGTAAGGACATAGTACACTgctgcttatattttctttcaatAGAAATTGATATTAGATTACCAAAAATGGGattgtgcttttaaaatattctatttcaAAATAATGGTGTTAATTTCAGTGGCTAAATGCTGACAGTTTTATGTTCCAGCATCACCCACTCTTTATAAAAGACTGTTCACTTTGGACACTTCTAAAAAATATTACTCaactagattttttttgtcaCTTCTTAGGCAACAAAgttgagaaattactatttgtgtATTAAAAATTACATGTATGTAGCACCATTCATCCCACAGGAATCTATAAGACCTTTCCAAATTATATATTCAGGAATAACTTAACCTACTGGTAAGTGTTACACAGCAGCTTTTAACAATACACATCAATAATGCATGACAATTTAGAATAGGAATTGAGCAATAAAATTATCCACTGAAAATGGAGGGTGACtttaggaaggcagaatgtaAATATCCCAGTGGGAATTTGGCATGACTTTACAGGTAAGGACCACTTAACTCCTACACAAAATGGAATATTAGTGATCACAAGTGGTCAAGTTCTTCTCTGAAAGGCAACACCTTCCACAGAGAGTCCCATAGCATCAAGCTAGTGCATTGTTTCATTATTGGTTTTGAAAAAAGATTACCACTTACTGAAATTACAACATCACTTGTGGTAGTACCTGGATTTTCCCCAGTTTCTTAACCAAGTACTGACAAAACCCAACCCTGCTTAGTTTGTGAAATCTGCCAAGATCCCATCGTGAGGTGGAATGACTACTGGAATACCCACAGAGGTAAAATCTTTGCTCCGCCAATCAGATTACTTCTTTCAGAttgcacattttataaatataattttcaattttttttagagTAGTTCttgtttgcccttctctggaaTGGATATTTCTTCTCATCAATCTCGCCTCCTACAGCAACTGAATGAGCAGCGCAGGCAAGACTTATTCTGTGACTGCAGTATCCTGGTTGAGGGGAAGGTCTTCAAAGCACATCGAAATGTGCTGTTTGCCAGTAGtggttattttaaaatgctccttTCTCAGAGCTCAAAAGACATGAGTCAGCCAACCACTGCTACCTTTCACATGTTCTCCCCGGATACTTTTATGGTCATTCTGGACTTTGTGTATTCAGGCAAGTTATCTCTTACTGGTCAAAATGTGATTGAGGTCATGTCAGCTGCCAGCTACTTGCAGATGACAGATATCATTAGTGTTTGTAAGACTTTCATTAAATCTTCACTGGACATCAGTGAGAAGGAGAAGGATCGCTACTTCAGTCTTTCAGAAAAAGATCTGAACAGTAATGGAACTGAGAGTCCATGCTTATATAGCACAGAATGGAGAGTAGAAAGCAGTCCTCCGCATTCTCAAATGGACTCTGATGTAGGGGTATCTATGGTGGGTGGAAATTCCTGGAGTAATTACACCTACTACTCAGCTTCACAAAGGAACACCCAACAGTCTCACTTGACCAAACAGACTCAAAGACGACATTCCTTTAAAAAACGTATCAGGCATCTTGGATTGCCACAGTCCACTGACGTCCCCCATTGTAAATCAAGGAAACTTGGAGATAGAGCTTCAGAACCTACTAGCCACATTTCTCAATCTGAAGAGCAAACTCAGCTTGATACAGAAGTTG encodes the following:
- the LOC117868271 gene encoding zinc finger and BTB domain-containing protein 8A-like, whose protein sequence is MDISSHQSRLLQQLNEQRRQDLFCDCSILVEGKVFKAHRNVLFASSGYFKMLLSQSSKDMSQPTTATFHMFSPDTFMVILDFVYSGKLSLTGQNVIEVMSAASYLQMTDIISVCKTFIKSSLDISEKEKDRYFSLSEKDLNSNGTESPCLYSTEWRVESSPPHSQMDSDVGVSMVGGNSWSNYTYYSASQRNTQQSHLTKQTQRRHSFKKRIRHLGLPQSTDVPHCKSRKLGDRASEPTSHISQSEEQTQLDTEVDFAHAGCQHGLRSEGLPRSLLETQQEHESSRSANKSKSSKADELYANMPTILGVMGSWIEDDVRFKCPFCTHMVKRKADLKRHLRCHTGERPYPCEACGKRFTRLEHLRSHFRTIHQACKPICRKCKRHVTDMTGQVVQEGTRRYRLCNECLVEAGIESIPIDLEAEQSLGFSPEEEDKDSRWHFGEEHRTKEVVEDDSAGLVIQEVDDSEDEAEKKEVKPNIS